The following DNA comes from Leptolyngbyaceae cyanobacterium.
TCCCGCTATTCCTTTACGAGCATATAAAGTGTTATTTTCTTGAAAAATGCGATATCCCCGTTTTTGCAAAGCTGGTAACAAAGAATTGAGTGAAATTTTTTCTATTTCTGCACTTAAAGCTAATTTTTCAAATTGGCGGGGTTGGTCGTAAAATTTCCAGTTGCGGGCAGCTTTTAAAGCCGGGAATTGGCGGGTAAAGGTACAAGCGGTTAAGCTACTACCAAATAAGATTAGCAGCGACAAAAACCACCAAGTACGATAAACATGGTCTAAGCCTAAAATCAGCAGAACTTTCCAGGTGAGGAAACCAAATAAAGCGGGATCTTCTGGATAATTTGCTTGATAAAACTGCACCGATTGACCCTGTTCGATCACCGTTCCCGTAATGCTGAAGATAGCAATTGCTAATAGCAATAAAATTGCTAAACGCAAATCAGCTAGTAGCGGCAATAATTCGCGACGGAATAACTTTTGAGGTGTCAAAAGCCAGTTCGGTAAATTTGATGAATTAGTATCTTTTCCAATCATTCGATTAAAAACTACCCAGGGGAATTCTAGACAGCAGAGAAAATACGCCAAATCCTACTAATAATGCACCGCTAACGGGGTTGATCCAACCAGACCAGCGACGCAATTCCAACAATTTTTTAATAGAAGCCGTAAACGTACCAGCCAAAATTAAAGGTGCGACGTATCCAGCTGTGTAGGATAGCAGCAAAGCGCCACCTAATACCAAATCTTTCGTGTTGGCTACCCAAGCTAACAAGGTGGCGAGAACTGGTGTACTGCAAGGGGAAGCGACTAAACCGAAAGTCAAGCCAAGCAAATAGGAACGCACTCCGGCTGGTAAATCTTTAGAAATCCATTCAGTACCGCCAAACGAGGGAAATTGCAGAGGTAGGGCTTCTAATAAGTTTAACCCCATGATAATGGCGATGATGCTGACGACGATCGGCAAACCAAAGCCAATTTGACCGTAAACTTGTCCCACTAAACCAGCCACAATTCCCAATCCAGCCAGGGTAGTTGCCAATCCCAAGGCAAACCAAGTAGACTGAGCAGCAGCTTGCAGGCGGCTTTTCGCTTCGTACCCGCCGATATAGCCGATCGTAATCGGCAACATGGAAAGCATACAAGGTGTCAAGCTGGTAAGCAAGCCAGCTGCAAAGATAACAGCGACACTCAGCCAACTAAGTTGAGTTAACTGACTCCTCACCAAGGAATCAGCAAATTGCGCGATATGGTAAAGATAGGTTTGCAGTGTTTCGATCATTCGTTGGCTAGCTCGTGAAATGCTTTTCCTGCTAGCATTTTAGCTTATTTAGAAGAGAATTCTCCGAGTCAGAATTCAGAATTCAGAATAAAATAAGTCCGACTGGTAAATGAATCAAGAAGTTTTGACGAAGTAATTCTTGTGAATCAAAAAATCAAATTTTCTATCATACTGACGATAACGCTAACTCTACATCTGTGTTTATCTGTGTTTATCTGTGGATATCTGTGGTAAAAAAAATCCACATTACACCAATTTAATAGCTTCAGTAGATTTAGCCACCTCCCCAACATATGAAGAGGTGGATTATTTCCTAAACCAAAGCAGCCGCTTTTAACTGAAAAATCTTTTCAATGGCATCTTCCACAACTTTATCGGGGGTAGAAGCACCAGAAGTGATTCCCACCACGATTTCCCCATCGGGTAACCAATTTTCTTCTACTACCAAATCTCCGTGTAATATCTTATGTTCGATGCGATTATTGGAGTGAATCCTGTCAGCGCTATCGATATGATAAGAAGGAATTTGTCGTTCGATCGCAATTTGTTGTAATTGAGTAGTATTAGACGAATTATATCCGCCGATAACTACGATCAAATCCAACTTCTCTTCTACCAAATTCAACATCGCATCTTGACGTTCTTGGGTAGCATCGCAGATGGTATTAAAACTTTGGAAATGGTCGTTTAACCGAGCGGGGCCATACTTTTTCATCATCGTATGCTCGAACAGTTTACCGATTTGTTCGGTTTCGCTTTTGAGCATGGTAGTTTGGTTAGCAATACCAATATGCTCTAAATCGCGATCGGGGTCAAATCCGGGCGAACAAGCACGGCTGAATTTGGCCATAAATTCATTTCTATCGCCACCATTGAGAATATAATTGGCAACGTATTCTGCCTCTGCCATATTCAGTACGATCAGATATTTGCCAGCAAAAGAACTAGTTGCGATCGTTTCTTCGTGCTTATACTTACCGTGAATGATGGAAGCGTAACTTTTTTTCTTGTGCTTCTCTACCGTGTTCCAAACTTTCGACACCCAAGGACAGGTGGTATCGACAATTTTGCAACCCATATCGTTGAGTAGTTGCATTTCCTGAACGCTAGCACCGAAAGCGGGTAAAATTACCACATCTCCGGTACTGACGCAGGAAAAGTCTTTTTTACCTTGGTTAACGGGAATGAATTCTACCTGCATTTCTCGCAGGCGATCGTTTACGGAGGGGTTGTGTATAATTTCGTTAGTTACCCAAATGCGATCGTTTGGGAAATGCTGGCGGGTTTCGTAAGCCATCGCGACGGCGCGTTCTACACCCCAGCAAAAGCCAAACGCTTCTGCCAAACGAATAGTTACATCACCTCTTTTGAGAGTATAATTGTTTTCCCGGATTTGTTGAATCAGATTGCTTTGATACTCTGACTGGAGAACACCAGCAACTTCCTCTTGGTGACCAAATCCTTTACGATGGTAATTCTCTGATTGTTGCAGCGAGCGTTTGAAGGCTTTTGTATCCATTGGTGTCCCTATTAACCAATAATTAATCACCTCTTCAAACTATAACCGCAATCGGGGTGCAGTCAATCGATTTTAGATTTTTTGACCACAGATGTCCACAAATAAACACAGATGAACACAGATAATTCACTCAAATTACTAGTGAGATTTGAAAAGAAAAACCTACTACTTACTACCAGCCTTCACAATATAACTTTAATTATTTAGTTTCTTCATCTAAAACCTTAATAACTTTATTGTAACTATCTTGAGCTTGTTGCAGTGAATTACCGATACTAGTTAATCCCAATTTACCAAATTCAGAAAGGCATCCCATTAGATGAAAAACGGTTCCCGTTTCGGTACTAGTATCGAAATGCAGTCGATGCCAAGTAATAATATCCATTAAATCATTTGGGAGAAGACCCCGATAGCGTTCTTTTTGCAAGTTATCGGTAGCAATATAATATTTCGGACATCCTTGCTGGCTGTAAAATAATCCAGTAGACATATCATAACGACCGTTAGTTAAAAATTTCAAGGTCATAAATGGATGGGTAGTACCACCTTTACGCAAGTTAATTTCAATGGCTTGGATATCCCACTTTTTTTGACCTAATTCATCGGGTTGACGAACGGCAATAAAGTCAACACCAAAACGTTCTAATGCTCCTTTTTTAGCTAAATTTTGACCTATTCGCCACCCAAATTCTTGCAATTGGAGGCGGTAACTTTCATCTGCCGGAAAATAGCAACCCAAGAAAATTTGGCCGCCCGAACCGCCTAAAATCTGATCGTGAGTAGAAAGTATTTCTACTTCTCCATTCGGTGTAATTCTTCCTTGCACGCTGGGACTGCGCTTTTCTTCTCCTTCAATAAAAGCTTCTACAATTGCACCCAATTCAGGAATGCGACTGGAAAAATTTGCCCATGTTTCGTTTTTGGCTTGAAAATTGAGATGGCTAAATTCATTAGTAATTGCCGCAACTCTTTCCCGATGAGATGAACTGCTAGGAGCAAATTTTTGAATTGGTGTTAAATCTAACAGGGCGTTCCCTTCGCCGGAAAATCCTTCATTTAGCTTGACTACCATTTGCTGTAAAGAAGGTTGGCGTTCCCAAAGTTCTGCCGATGCTTCTGCTAAATCTTCTGCATTTTTAACTAATGGGCTACCATCGGGATGGGGAATCCCACACTCGGCAAAAATTTGCCGACTGCCACTTTTGCTACCCCAATAAAGCAAATCCGGGTCTGCTGCTAGTAAAGGAACTTCTAACTCGATTGATAGTTGTCTTTCCAGGTGGGTTGAGTTATAACAAATCATAAATGATTTGTCCGGTCGTAATGCCTGCCGAATCCTCTCCATTAAGCGAGGGCGTTCTAAAATCTTTTCAGTTAGAGACTTGGCAGAGGAATCATAAGTAGAAAATAGTTGCAAGCGATCGCGTGCGTGGGAAAATGGTATTCCCGGCAATAATTGTAAGTAATAATCAATTACGATCGGGGCTAGAGGTTGCGAAGTAACGTAAACTACTCGCGTGCGAGGATTTTGCAACCTAATTAACGAGAATAACAGCCTTTCTTCGTAGTTGAGGAATCCTTCTATTTTCAGTAATTCCCGCTGATCCAATGTAACGGAGGGAACCACCAATATATCGTAATTGGCGCGATCGAATTCTTCAATGCTTTGCCAGCGTTCCCGCAATTGTCCTTGCAGAAATTGAAATTTTTCTACTTGTTCCGATGAAGAGAAATTTAACTTTTTCATTCCCCCTACCCCACCCTTAAGTCATACACAGCAATTTTACTGATTTTGCAATAACCGGAACACGATGGATAGGTAAAAAGTTAAAAAAATTATTGCTCGGATTGATAATTAATTAGGCCAATTAAAAAGTACAATACGGATCTGGCCAAAACTTATTACTTAGGTTTCCTCTGTATTAGGTAAAACTTCTCTTTTGACAGGATAAGTGATTATACTGATATTGCCATCCGACTCCATAAATGCCAATTTAACCTCACTCAACTTATGCACCCCCTTTTGCCTCAAAATACTCATTAACTCATCTTGAGTAATTAATTGCTGTTCCATATTGGCACGCAATATCCGGCCATTTTTTACCAAAGGCATGGGAGGCGGACTGAGGAACTTTTGAAAGCGAGGAAACTTATAGCCCAGCCAGTTTAAGCTATAACTCCATAAAATAATGGTAGTTACCAAAATAGCACCATCTGCGATCGCAGTATAATTACTTGCCATCGCATTTTGGGCAGCCTCCGCAAACAACACCACCACCAACAAATCGGAAATTCCCACCGTGCCAATTTGACGATTAGGCAAAAAGCGCAGAATCGCAAACAACATTAAATAAACCAACGACCCCCGCACGAACAATTCCGCTACAGATGTACTCGGAACAAATACCCGATACCAATCCACCTTAAACAACAATTCCATCATAAATAGTAAGTTTGAACGGCATCCGAATTAATCCAAAAGAAATATTATCTGTGGGAATCAAGGATGAAATTTTTACTGCAGATTAAGACAGATTAACGCAGATGAGAAAATGTTTTTTTTTGGCAATCGATGCAATCAGACATGATATCAGCCATCATAAATCTTTCTTTTCCCTTTCGACCTTTGCCTTTTGCCCTTTTACTTAGGAACTCCAGCAGTTAAAATCTCGTGACCTGTTTCTGTCACTAACACGTTATCCTCAATCCGAACGCCAATACCGCGCCATCTTTCGTCCACTTCCGGTTGTCCTTCCGCAGGCTTAATATTTGGCCCGATATAAATTCCCGGTTCCACAGTTAAAATTTGTCCAGGTTGCAAAACTTGCCAAGCTTCTTCCCCATGTTTATATAACCCCGCATCGTGAACATCTAATCCCAACCAATGTCCTGTGCGGTGCATATAAAAAGGCTTGTATTTCTCCTCTTTAATCAACTCATCGATATTGCCTTTTAGCAATCCCAAATCAACCAAACCCTCAGTCAAAACTCTCACCGCCGTATCGTGAAATAAATTCCAAGGATTACCGGGTTGTACTTGCTCGATTGCTTTTAATTGTGCTTCTAAAACAATATCGTAAATTGCCTTTTGTTCTGGTGTAAACTTGCCACCAACGGGAAAAGTGCGAGTAATATCCCCATTGTAATACTCATAGCAACAACCAGCATCAATTAACAGCAATTCATTATCCTGCATCTGCCGATTATTCTCCACATAATGCAGCACACAAGCATTAGCACCAGAAGCCACAATTGATGGATAAGCTGGCCCCAGACCGCCCCGCAAGCGAAAAATATGCTCGATTTCTGCTTGCACTTCATATTCATAACGTCCCGGTGCTGCAAATTCTCGTGCGTGGTTCTGCGCTTCTACGGAAATTGCAATTGCTTTCCGCATTAACTCTAATTCAGTCGGACTTTTCACCAACCGCATTCCATGCAATACAAAATTTGTATCTTCAATGGCAATCGGCCCCGTACCGCGTTTAGAATAAGTAGCGATCAATCTTTGCCAATGTTTAAGAATAGTTTGATTAAACTTTTCATCTCTTCCCAAATGGTAATAAATCTTATCTGCTTTTTCTAAATATTGCGGCAGCTTTTCATCCAATTCATTAATGGGATAAGCTTCATCAGCCCCATATAATTCTTTAGCTGCTTCTACACCCACCCGGTATCCCGACCAAGTTTCCTTTTCCGGGTCTTTTGGTTGTAAGAATAACACAAACCGATGTTCGGAATGATGGGGTGCTAAAACTGCCACCGCTTCTGGTTCGTTAAATCCTGTCAAATAATAAAAATCGCTATCTTGTCGGAAATTATATTCGACATCGTTGTGCATTACGGCGGTTGGTGCACTGCGAAAAATAGCCGTGCCGTTGCCAATTTTAGCCATCAATTGTTCGCGACGTTGGCGGTATTCTGCTTGCATAGTTAATTGGTCGGTCATTTGTCATTCGTGATTTGTCATTCGTGATTTGTCATTGGTTATTTTGACTAATAACTCAGCATTAACT
Coding sequences within:
- a CDS encoding cytochrome c biogenesis protein CcdA, with amino-acid sequence MIETLQTYLYHIAQFADSLVRSQLTQLSWLSVAVIFAAGLLTSLTPCMLSMLPITIGYIGGYEAKSRLQAAAQSTWFALGLATTLAGLGIVAGLVGQVYGQIGFGLPIVVSIIAIIMGLNLLEALPLQFPSFGGTEWISKDLPAGVRSYLLGLTFGLVASPCSTPVLATLLAWVANTKDLVLGGALLLSYTAGYVAPLILAGTFTASIKKLLELRRWSGWINPVSGALLVGFGVFSLLSRIPLGSF
- a CDS encoding 4-hydroxy-3-methylbut-2-enyl diphosphate reductase, yielding MDTKAFKRSLQQSENYHRKGFGHQEEVAGVLQSEYQSNLIQQIRENNYTLKRGDVTIRLAEAFGFCWGVERAVAMAYETRQHFPNDRIWVTNEIIHNPSVNDRLREMQVEFIPVNQGKKDFSCVSTGDVVILPAFGASVQEMQLLNDMGCKIVDTTCPWVSKVWNTVEKHKKKSYASIIHGKYKHEETIATSSFAGKYLIVLNMAEAEYVANYILNGGDRNEFMAKFSRACSPGFDPDRDLEHIGIANQTTMLKSETEQIGKLFEHTMMKKYGPARLNDHFQSFNTICDATQERQDAMLNLVEEKLDLIVVIGGYNSSNTTQLQQIAIERQIPSYHIDSADRIHSNNRIEHKILHGDLVVEENWLPDGEIVVGITSGASTPDKVVEDAIEKIFQLKAAALV
- a CDS encoding peptide ligase PGM1-related protein, whose translation is MKKLNFSSSEQVEKFQFLQGQLRERWQSIEEFDRANYDILVVPSVTLDQRELLKIEGFLNYEERLLFSLIRLQNPRTRVVYVTSQPLAPIVIDYYLQLLPGIPFSHARDRLQLFSTYDSSAKSLTEKILERPRLMERIRQALRPDKSFMICYNSTHLERQLSIELEVPLLAADPDLLYWGSKSGSRQIFAECGIPHPDGSPLVKNAEDLAEASAELWERQPSLQQMVVKLNEGFSGEGNALLDLTPIQKFAPSSSSHRERVAAITNEFSHLNFQAKNETWANFSSRIPELGAIVEAFIEGEEKRSPSVQGRITPNGEVEILSTHDQILGGSGGQIFLGCYFPADESYRLQLQEFGWRIGQNLAKKGALERFGVDFIAVRQPDELGQKKWDIQAIEINLRKGGTTHPFMTLKFLTNGRYDMSTGLFYSQQGCPKYYIATDNLQKERYRGLLPNDLMDIITWHRLHFDTSTETGTVFHLMGCLSEFGKLGLTSIGNSLQQAQDSYNKVIKVLDEETK
- a CDS encoding YetF domain-containing protein, whose amino-acid sequence is MMELLFKVDWYRVFVPSTSVAELFVRGSLVYLMLFAILRFLPNRQIGTVGISDLLVVVLFAEAAQNAMASNYTAIADGAILVTTIILWSYSLNWLGYKFPRFQKFLSPPPMPLVKNGRILRANMEQQLITQDELMSILRQKGVHKLSEVKLAFMESDGNISIITYPVKREVLPNTEET
- a CDS encoding aminopeptidase P N-terminal domain-containing protein, encoding MQAEYRQRREQLMAKIGNGTAIFRSAPTAVMHNDVEYNFRQDSDFYYLTGFNEPEAVAVLAPHHSEHRFVLFLQPKDPEKETWSGYRVGVEAAKELYGADEAYPINELDEKLPQYLEKADKIYYHLGRDEKFNQTILKHWQRLIATYSKRGTGPIAIEDTNFVLHGMRLVKSPTELELMRKAIAISVEAQNHAREFAAPGRYEYEVQAEIEHIFRLRGGLGPAYPSIVASGANACVLHYVENNRQMQDNELLLIDAGCCYEYYNGDITRTFPVGGKFTPEQKAIYDIVLEAQLKAIEQVQPGNPWNLFHDTAVRVLTEGLVDLGLLKGNIDELIKEEKYKPFYMHRTGHWLGLDVHDAGLYKHGEEAWQVLQPGQILTVEPGIYIGPNIKPAEGQPEVDERWRGIGVRIEDNVLVTETGHEILTAGVPK